One segment of Desulfosalsimonas propionicica DNA contains the following:
- a CDS encoding DUF1614 domain-containing protein → MQSGNTQGCLPLFLFAVFMILFPLFLADVMITALGRLGLSPRVTLLAAMGIFIGGMINIPVRRIEKNQPFDASSCRFFGLHRFFADQTCRQQHTVLAVNVGGCVIPCLIAAYELFRIAGHGPGALGLALTAVGINIFICYHTARPVANVGIAMPALVPAIAAAACALLLYRELAPPIAFCAGVLGPLIGADLLHLKEIEKLNTGVASIGGAGTFDGIVLSGLLATLLA, encoded by the coding sequence ATGCAATCCGGAAACACACAGGGATGTCTGCCCCTTTTTCTTTTTGCCGTATTTATGATCCTGTTTCCCTTGTTTCTGGCCGATGTGATGATCACCGCCCTGGGCCGCCTTGGATTAAGCCCCCGCGTGACCCTGCTGGCGGCCATGGGCATATTTATCGGCGGCATGATCAACATCCCGGTCCGGCGAATTGAAAAAAATCAGCCTTTTGATGCGTCCTCATGCCGGTTTTTCGGTCTCCATCGGTTTTTTGCAGACCAGACCTGCCGGCAGCAGCATACCGTGCTGGCGGTCAATGTCGGCGGCTGTGTGATTCCATGCCTCATTGCCGCATACGAACTTTTCCGCATCGCCGGGCACGGACCGGGAGCACTGGGACTTGCCCTGACAGCGGTGGGCATAAACATCTTTATCTGCTATCATACCGCCCGGCCTGTTGCCAATGTGGGCATTGCCATGCCCGCTTTGGTGCCGGCTATCGCAGCGGCGGCATGCGCGCTTCTGCTTTACCGGGAACTGGCCCCGCCCATCGCGTTTTGCGCCGGGGTGCTGGGCCCGCTGATCGGTGCGGATCTGCTCCATCTCAAAGAGATCGAAAAACTCAACACCGGTGTGGCCAGCATCGGAGGGGCAGGCACGTTTGACGGCATCGTCTTATCCGGCCTTCTGGCCACCCTGCTGGCCTGA
- a CDS encoding pyridoxal phosphate-dependent aminotransferase, protein MGVSQRAGRIPAFIVMDVLERAQELAAAGREIIHLEVGEPDFATPEVITKAAAAAMARGETHYTHSMGIMELRLAIAENYRKRYGVEVDPARILVTAGTSAAMLLLFSALLEDGQRVILSDPHYACYDNFIEFAGGVPVRIPVRAREGFQFRADEIRAAMDANTRAIFINSPANPTGQVMPPDLLAAVAEMAPGNPGGPYVISDEIYHGLVYEGQEHSILEYTDNAFVLDGFSKRYAMCGWRLGYLIAPPHFIRPLQKMHQNFAICAPSVAQWAGIAALRDGWDDVLRMREIYDIRRQVLIQGLRKLGFPIAVEPKGAFYVFTSCAHIDADDYRLAFDILEKTGVAVTPGRDFGPGGHGFLRFSYCNSRQNIELALRRLKDYLAGR, encoded by the coding sequence ATGGGTGTAAGCCAAAGGGCCGGCCGGATTCCGGCCTTTATCGTGATGGACGTGCTGGAGCGGGCTCAGGAACTGGCCGCCGCAGGGCGCGAAATCATCCACCTGGAAGTAGGCGAGCCCGACTTTGCCACCCCGGAGGTGATAACAAAGGCCGCCGCTGCGGCCATGGCCCGCGGGGAAACCCATTATACCCATTCCATGGGCATAATGGAACTGCGCTTAGCCATTGCCGAAAACTACCGGAAGCGCTACGGCGTGGAAGTGGACCCGGCCCGGATCTTGGTGACCGCAGGCACCAGCGCGGCCATGCTCCTGCTTTTTTCCGCCCTGCTCGAAGATGGCCAGCGGGTGATCCTCTCGGACCCCCATTATGCCTGCTATGACAATTTTATTGAATTTGCCGGCGGGGTGCCGGTCCGCATTCCGGTCCGCGCCCGGGAAGGCTTCCAGTTCCGGGCCGATGAAATCAGGGCAGCCATGGACGCCAACACCCGCGCCATTTTCATCAACAGCCCCGCCAACCCCACCGGCCAGGTGATGCCGCCTGACCTGCTGGCGGCTGTTGCCGAAATGGCCCCGGGAAATCCGGGCGGCCCCTACGTGATCAGCGATGAAATCTACCACGGCCTGGTCTACGAGGGACAGGAGCATTCCATCCTGGAATACACGGACAATGCCTTTGTGCTCGACGGATTTTCCAAGCGCTACGCCATGTGCGGCTGGCGGCTGGGCTATCTGATTGCCCCGCCGCATTTTATCCGCCCCTTGCAGAAAATGCACCAGAATTTCGCCATATGCGCCCCGTCTGTGGCCCAGTGGGCAGGCATTGCAGCACTCCGGGACGGATGGGATGATGTTTTGCGGATGCGGGAAATCTACGACATCCGAAGACAGGTGCTGATCCAGGGGCTCAGGAAACTGGGGTTTCCCATTGCCGTGGAGCCCAAAGGCGCCTTTTATGTATTTACCAGCTGCGCCCATATTGATGCCGACGACTACCGCCTGGCCTTTGACATTCTGGAAAAAACCGGGGTGGCCGTCACCCCGGGGCGGGATTTCGGACCCGGCGGCCACGGATTTCTGCGCTTTTCCTACTGCAACAGCCGCCAAAACATCGAGCTGGCCCTCAGGCGCTTAAAAGATTATCTGGCAGGGAGATAA